Proteins encoded within one genomic window of Arachis ipaensis cultivar K30076 chromosome B08, Araip1.1, whole genome shotgun sequence:
- the LOC107612089 gene encoding 60S ribosomal protein L21-1-like, which yields MPAGHGLRSRTRDLFSRPFRKKGTIALTTYLRTYHIGDYVDIKVNGAVHKGMPHKFYHGRTGRVWNVTKRAIGVEVNKQVGNRIIRKRIHVRVEHVMPSRCTEEFRLRKINNDKLKTEAKANGQQISTKRQPEGPKPGFMVEAATLETVTPIPYDVVNDLKGGY from the exons ATGCCGGCCGGTCATGGTTTGAGGTCACGCACCAGAGATTTGTTCTCTCGTCCATTTAGGAAGAAGGGTACTATTGCCCTCACTACTTACCTCAGGACCTACCACATCGGTGACTATGTTGACATCAAAGTCAATGGCGCTGTCCACAAGGGTATGCCTCACAAGTTCTACCATGGTCGCACTGGTCGTGTCTGGAACGTCACGAAGCGCGCCATTGGTGTTGAGGTCAACAAGCAG GTGGGGAACAGAATAATCAGGAAGAGAATTCATGTGCGTGTGGAGCATGTTATGCCTTCCAGGTGCACCGAAGAGTTCCGCCTCAGGAAGATCAACAATGACAAACTCAAGACTGAGGCAAAGGCTAATGGACAACAAATCAGTACCAAGAGGCAGCCTGAGGGACCTAAACCTGGATTCATGGTTGAAGCTGCCACTTTAGAGACTGTCACTCCCATTCCATATGATGTTGTCAATGATCTTAAAGGAGGCTATTAG